In Phaeobacter piscinae, one genomic interval encodes:
- the alr gene encoding alanine racemase, whose amino-acid sequence MTTARLTLNLDALVTNWRNLDALTNCETAAVVKANGYGLDAGRVGKALANAGARNFFVAMAEEGVALRRAIGPGPGISVFAGHMEGDAKLLRDFQLTPMLNSLDQMLRHFESLPGHPFGVQLDTGMNRLGMEAAEWAAVRDIALSQGPVLLMSHLACADEASHPMNDHQLQTFVQMTEGLDLPRSLAATGGLLLGRNYHFDLCRPGIGLYGGQPYGDALPVAQLDLPVIQIRSLDPGETVGYGNSWTAQRPSRIATVAAGYADGLHRALGSGQIQVYAGDTPCPVVGRVSMDLITVDVSDLGDDPSHLSILNERQTVDTLAQAAGTIGYEILTSLGSRYARSYTG is encoded by the coding sequence ATGACGACTGCTAGACTGACACTCAATCTGGATGCGCTGGTGACCAACTGGCGCAACCTCGATGCGCTGACCAATTGCGAAACCGCCGCGGTGGTCAAGGCCAACGGCTATGGGCTGGACGCAGGCCGCGTCGGCAAGGCGCTGGCCAATGCCGGCGCGCGCAACTTCTTCGTGGCGATGGCAGAGGAAGGCGTGGCCCTGCGCCGCGCCATCGGCCCCGGCCCCGGCATTTCAGTGTTTGCCGGCCATATGGAGGGCGACGCAAAGCTGCTGCGCGATTTCCAGCTGACGCCGATGCTGAATTCGCTCGACCAGATGCTGCGCCATTTCGAGAGCCTGCCGGGCCATCCCTTTGGCGTGCAGCTTGATACCGGGATGAACCGTCTCGGCATGGAGGCCGCCGAATGGGCCGCTGTCCGCGACATTGCCCTGAGCCAGGGACCGGTTCTGTTGATGTCGCATCTGGCCTGCGCCGATGAGGCCTCGCACCCGATGAATGACCATCAGCTGCAGACATTTGTACAGATGACAGAAGGTCTGGATCTGCCCCGTTCTCTTGCCGCCACTGGCGGGCTGCTGCTGGGGCGCAACTACCACTTTGACCTGTGTCGTCCGGGCATCGGGCTTTATGGCGGGCAGCCTTATGGCGATGCGCTGCCCGTGGCGCAGCTGGACCTGCCGGTGATCCAGATCCGCAGCCTCGATCCGGGCGAAACCGTGGGCTATGGCAACAGCTGGACAGCGCAGCGCCCCAGCCGCATCGCCACGGTCGCAGCCGGGTATGCCGATGGTCTGCACCGCGCACTGGGCAGCGGCCAGATCCAGGTCTACGCAGGCGACACGCCCTGCCCGGTGGTCGGCCGCGTTTCCATGGATCTGATCACTGTCGATGTCAGCGACCTTGGCGACGATCCCAGCCACCTCAGCATCCTCAACGAGCGCCAGACCGTGGATACGCTGGCACAGGCTGCGGGCACCATCGGCTATGAAATCCTCACCTCTCTCGGCAGCCGCTACGCACGGAGCTATACTGGATGA
- a CDS encoding MlaE family ABC transporter permease, protein MSTSSRLSPLSLIARLGQLVLAGLGAVGRVTLFGLSTFSHMLRPPYYPRELLNALLQVGWLSLPVVGLTAIFTGAALALQIYAGGARFNAEAVVPQIVAIGMVRELGPVLVGLMIAARVTSSIAAEIATMKVTEQIDALVTLSTHPMKYLVAPRVLAALITVPVLVGVGDIIGIMGGYVVATQNLGFNPAAYLKNTVDFLELRDIVSSLVKGAAFGTIAATMGCYYGMQSGRGAQGVGRATKGSVEAAAVLILAANFVLTGIFFSL, encoded by the coding sequence ATGAGCACATCTTCGCGTCTCTCTCCCCTCAGCCTGATTGCGCGGCTGGGACAATTGGTCCTGGCCGGTCTGGGCGCTGTGGGGCGGGTGACGCTCTTTGGTCTGTCCACGTTTAGCCATATGCTGCGGCCGCCCTACTACCCGCGTGAGCTGCTGAATGCGCTGTTGCAGGTGGGCTGGCTGTCGCTGCCGGTGGTGGGCCTCACGGCGATTTTCACCGGGGCGGCGCTGGCCTTGCAGATCTATGCGGGCGGCGCGCGTTTCAACGCCGAGGCAGTCGTACCGCAGATCGTCGCCATCGGGATGGTGCGCGAACTTGGACCGGTGCTGGTTGGTCTGATGATTGCCGCGCGCGTCACCTCCTCCATCGCGGCTGAAATCGCCACGATGAAGGTGACAGAGCAGATTGACGCGCTGGTCACACTGTCCACGCATCCGATGAAATACCTGGTGGCGCCCCGCGTTCTGGCCGCGCTGATCACGGTGCCGGTGCTGGTGGGCGTTGGCGATATTATCGGCATCATGGGCGGCTATGTGGTCGCGACGCAAAACCTGGGCTTCAATCCGGCGGCTTATCTGAAGAACACCGTCGATTTCCTTGAACTGCGCGATATCGTCTCCTCGCTGGTCAAGGGGGCGGCCTTTGGCACCATCGCTGCCACCATGGGCTGCTACTATGGCATGCAATCAGGCCGCGGGGCGCAGGGCGTGGGCCGCGCCACCAAAGGGTCGGTCGAGGCCGCAGCCGTCCTGATCCTTGCTGCCAATTTTGTCCTCACAGGGATTTTCTTCTCGCTATGA